Part of the Jatrophihabitans sp. GAS493 genome, TTTACAGGAAAGGACAGACGGCGTATGACTGATCTAAAGGGCCGGACCGCGCTTGTTACCGGGTCGACGAGCGGGATCGGCAGAGCTACGGCCATCGCCTTGGCCGCACGTGGCGCACATGTGCTGGTAGTCGGACGCGATGAGCAACGGGCCAGAGACGCGGTCACCGAGATCGAGGGCAGCGGCGGTAGCGCGACGTTTCGGCTCACGTCGCTGGTCGACCTCGAGTCGGCCCGGGAGCTGGTCGAGTGGGCCATTGATGCCGGCAACGGTCACGTCGACATCCTCATCAACAACGCCGGCGTCGCCTTGATGGGACCAAGCAACGCAGCAACCGAAGCAGACTTCGACGAGACCTTCACCGTGAACGTCAAGGTTCCGTTCTTCCTCGTCGCGTCACTGGCGCCAGCCATGGCCGAACGCGGATGGGGTTCGATCGTCAACGTCTCCACGATGGTCGCCAGTTTCGGACAGGCCGGCATGGCTCTGTATGGCGCGAGCCGAGCAGCGCTCGAACTCCTGACGAAGGCCTGGGCCGCCGAGTACGGCGGACGTGGCGTTCGGGTCAACGCCGTTGCGCCCGGCCCGACGCGCACCCGGATGATGGAGGCGATCCCTGATGAGATGGTGAACCACCTCGCAGCACTGGCACCAGCAGCTCGGGTAGCTGAGCCGGAGGAACTGGCGTCGGCGATCGTCTTCCTCGCCACCGACGATGCCAGCTTCGTCCACGGCGTCACCCTCGCGGTCGATGGCGGCCGAGTAGCGACGTAACGCCTGCCGGCGGTGACGTTTAAGGGTCAAAGACCTAGAGCACAAATCAACCAAGACTGAGGGCTATTCATATGAGCGCATACCTAATTGTCGAATTCACGGTCAAGGACCCGGAAACGTACCGCGAGAGATACGCCCCCATTGCTGGGCAGACAGCCAAACAGCATGCAGGTGAGGTAATCGCCGGTAACCGGGAATTCCTGCACGGCGATGGCTCGCTCACCTCAGGAGCACTCGTGCGGTTTACCGATCGTGAGACGGCCCTCAGGTGGTACAACTCGCCCGAATTTCAACAGCTGATCGATGTTCGAGGTGTCGCGATGGATGCCCGTTTCAGTTTGCTCGACGGCCTCCCCATGCGCGCCGACGATGTGAGGCAACCCGTATGAGCTCACTCCCAGGAAAGACGGTGCTGATCACGGGCGCCAACGCCGGGATCGGCAAGGAAGCGGCCCGGCAACTGGCGTTACGTCCCGAGATCGTGCGGATCTACTTGGCGTGCCGAAACCGAGGTCGGGGCACGACGGCGAAGGCCGAACTCGAAGCGGCGACCGGCCGGCGCATTTTCGATGTCGTTGTCATAGATGTCGCCGATCTACGTTCGGTCCGAGCTGGCCTCGCGGCCATCGGCGGATCGGTCGACGCGTTGGTCATGAACGCTGGTGTCATAGGCCCGCAGTCGATGGAGTTGACCGCTGACGGGGTCACCAAGGTGTTCGCGACGAATGTGCTTGGCCACGCCGTTCTCCTCGAAGGGCTCCTGGCCGAGGGGCGGCTTGGCGAGGTTGCGGTCCTCGCCGGAAGTGAAGCAGCCCGTGGAGTTCCAAAGTTGCGGATGAAACGGCCATCCCTTTGCCTCAACCTCAGCCGATGAACTCGCCACCGTCATCGACGGCAGCTATTTCGGCGGCAGAAAATCTGACTTCAACCTGGCGTTCGGGCAGGCCAAGTACATCGGTGCCCTCTGGATGGCTTACCTGGCCCGGCAACACCCCGACCGCCGTCTTGTCACCGTGAGCCCCGGCGGCACTACTGGCACTCAAGCCGCCACCGACCTCAAGCTGCCGCTACGTATAGCAGCCAAATACGTCATGCCCCACCTGGGTCTCACCCACAGACTTGACGTGGGCGCGAGACGACTGGTCGACGCCGTCATCGACCCGACCTTGACTAGCGGTGTGTTCTACGCCAGCCCAGCCAACGCTGTCACTGGTCCGTTGGTCAATCAAGCCGACATCTTCCCTGATCTGGCCAACCCGTCCTTTCAGGACCACGCCAACGAAGCCATCCACCGCTTCATCACCAAATGACGTTCAACAACTGGCTCTCGGGTGGTCTCGGTCCGAGGTCAGTGGCGAGTGTCCACTAACGGCCATTGACGTCGCGGACTATTGATCCGTATGAGCGCGGGGTTTCTTTAGTGGCGGCGACCGGGAATCATGGGGTGATGTTCATTGGGGTCCTTGACTGTGTCGGCGCGGTGCGCAACTCGGCCGCCGGTTCGGAAGATTCTTTGCGCCGCAGATTCCACCGGTTGCCACGCGATGTGCCCTCCGTTTGCGTCGATATTGTTGCCTCGTGACCACCGCGGCATCGGCCGAGCGGGCGACGGCTTTTCTCGCCCTGCACACCGGCGTCGGCTTTGTGCTTCCGAACGCGTGGGATGCCGGCTCGGCCCGTGTCCTGGAGCAGATCGGCTTTGCGGCGATCGCCACGACCAGCGCCGGCATCGCGTGGTCGTGTGGAGTTCCGGACGGAGGCACGCTGGATCGTGACACGATGCTCGAGCATGTCGGTCGGATCGTGGCCGCCGTGAGCGTTCCGGTGACTGCGGACCTGGAAGCTGGCTTCGGAGACACCGCTGACGAGGTCGGGCAGGCCGTGGCTCGGACCGTGCAGCTCGGGGCGGTGGGAGCCAACCTCGAGGACGCCGTCGACGGTGTGCTGCTCGGTATCGAGGAGGCGGTCGAGCGCGTCGCGGCGGCCCGGGCCGCGGCGCCTGCCGGCACGTTCGTGCTGAACGCCCGCACTGATACCTACTTCGCCGGCACGATCGGCGATGTCTTCGCCGAGACGGTCAAGCGGGCAGTCCGCTACCTCGATGCGGGGGCTGACTGCATCTTCGTACCTGGCGTCGTTGAGGAAGACACGATTCGCCAGCTCACCGCGGCTATTCCCGGCCCGCTCAACGTGGTGGCCGGTCTGGCGAACACGATCGACGCAACGACGCTCTTTTCGCTTGGCGTCAAGCGCGTCAGTTTGGGCGGTAGCTTGGCCCGAGCCTCGCTCAGCGCGCTCGACCGCGCCGCGCGGGAATTGTTCGACTCTGGAACGCTTGGCTTCCTCGACGGCGCGGTCTCCTACGCCGACCTGCAGCGACGTTTCGGTTCCTAAGCGCGGCGTGAATCGGACGGCGGTTCACGGTAGTGAGGTTCGGCCAAATCGAGACACTCGAATGTGGCTGCGGACGCCCGACGCGTCGTCGGCGAGGCTGTTGCGTCGTCTGCTGGGTTACCCCTCCTCGCGTTTCCGTGCACCGGCATCATTGCGATCCATCGACAGGTCGCGGCGACGATCGAGGTCGGGGATCTGCACATACGTTCTCTTCTGTGCGGCAAGGCACGGTCGCAATGGCGCCCGAGTCTCTCTCGATATCGACGGCTCTCGGGCGCAGGGTGGCCTCGTTGTTTTCGGAACCTATGGGCTGTGTTTTAAGGTGGATTGGCGCGGTCAGGGTGCGCGATAGGCGTCGGATCGTGGGAAAACGCCAAGTATTTGGACGCGATGGTCTTGATCGCTGATTCGGTAGAGGACTCTGTAGGTGCCTCGGCGGGCACTGTGGCGATCGTGCAGTGGTGGCCGCAACCGCTTGCCGACACGATGAGGATTGTCAGCGAGTGGGCCCGTGATGAATTCGAACGCGGCGGTGGCCACCGCCTCCGGCAGTTGTTCGGCCAGATGTCGGCGGGCGGTGGGGGAGAATGTGAGTTCCCACCGTTCGTCGCTCACTTGCGGGCTCGACGTGCCTTCATCGCGGCCAGGACCGCGTCGGGGCTTTCTCCCTCTCCGCGAGCTAGTTCAGCGTCCGCAACGCGCAACGCTCGTACCGTGTCGGCGTTGGACAGGACGGCGATGGTTTCCTCGAGTGCGTCGAGGTCGTCGACGGAGACCAGGACTGCCGTTGGTCGTCCGTGGACGGTGACGGTGACCCGGTCGTGGTGGGCGCCCACGCGTGCGACCAGGTCGGACAGGTGTGCCTTCGCGTCGGCCAGCGTGCTTGTCTCAGACATAGTCATAAGTATGACTAGTTTCCCGACCTGTGTCCACTGGGCCTGCGGGCCGACGTCTCGTACTTGCTGGCGTCCGTCCACTCGTTCGCCGACCTCGGTGTCCCTAGTCCCAGACGCTGAACCACGAGACCCTGGGCCAGGCGCAGAGAACCTCACATGCGCGAGGCCGTCGGTGCTCAACGGCGTCCCGAACGACGGGTAGGGCGCCGGCACGTTGGCCGGCTGTCTTCACGCAAGGCCGTCAGGGTATGGCCGCTGTTCTGTCGGTCAGAGCCGTGGGTCGATGGGTTCGGACTCGAGGGCGAGGACGGCGAAGACTGGTTCGTGGATTCGCCAGAGGGGTTCGCCGGCGACGGAGCGTTCGAGCGATTCGATGCCGAGGGCGTATTCGCGGGCGGCTAGGGAGCGTTTGTGGCCGAGGTTGCGGTCGCGAAGCCGGGTCAGGTTCGCCGGTTCGGTGTAGTCGGGTCCGTAGATGATGCGTAGGTATTCAGGGCCGCGGACTTTCACGCCGGGTTGGGCGTAGCCCCGCGCTGTTTTCGTAAGATTCGCGAGGGGTTTGACGACCATGCCCTCACCACCGGTGTTGGTGAGGGCGGTCCACCAGTTGATCCCTGCGGTTACCGATGAGTCGTCGCTGGTGTCGACGACGAGGCGCCTGGTGGAGCGGATCAGTGATGGAGCGGCGGCGACGAGTCGGTCGGCGATGCCGAGATGCCAGCTGTGGTCGCGGTTGCTGTGGGTGTGTCCTTCGGTGGCGAGGACCTGGAACGGGGCGATCTGTACACCGTCCAGCCCGTGTGTCGGCCAGACGTAGCGGCGGTAGGCGTCGCGGAACGCGGTCGCGTTCGCGGCCCGGGACACCGTCCGTGCCAGTAGGTCGGTGACGTCAAGGCCCCGATCGGCTGAGGCTTGCAGGACCGACACGGCGGCGGGTAGGGCGGCGTTCGCGGCGGCGCCGACCGAGGCGTATTGCTGGCGAAGCAGGTCTTCGGCTTTGGCTGACCAGGGCAGCAGTTCGGTGTCGAGCAGCAGCCAGTTCGTGCCGAGTTCCTCCCAGAGGTTCGTGTCCTCGACTGCTTGGCGCACTGTGCTGAGCAGGGTCTCGGTGGTGTCGTGGTCGAAGAAGGACCGGCCGGTGCGGGTGTAGACGGCGCCGGTGGATCCGTCGGTGGCGCCGAAGCGGTCGGCGGCGGTGTCGGCGTCGCGGCAGATCAACACGACCGCCCGTGATCCCATGTGTTTTTCTTCGCAGATCACGTGACTGATGCCGTCGCGGCGGTAGAACTCAAATGCTGTGCCTGGATGCTCCAGCAGTTGTCCGTCGGTTTCGGTGGCCGTCGGTGCCATCGTCGGCGGCAGGTACAGCAGCCACCGTGGTTCGAGGGCGAAGCGACTCATCACTTCCAGCGCTCCGGCGGCGTTCTCCTCCCGGACGGTGACCCGCCCGGCGAGGCGGGTGTCGACGCCGCGTTTGCCGAGCACGTCGGTGATCGCCAACTCCTCCGGTGCGCGCCGGTCCAAATCTGTGACCGTGGAGTTGAGCGGTTTCACCGGTTCGTACCAGACCCGCGCCGCCGGTACTGAGATGACGTCTTTCTCCGGGTAGCGAACGGCGGTGAGTTTTCCGCCGAACACGCAGCCGGTGTCCAGACACATCGTGTTGTTCACCCATTCCGGTTCCGGGGTGGGGGTGTGTCCGTAGAGCACCATCGCCGGACCGCGGTAGTCATTCGCCCACGGGTACCGGACCGGCAGACCGAATTCGTCGGTCTCTCCGGTCGTGTCGCCGTAGAGGGCGAAGCTGCGGACCCGTGCTGAGGAGCGTCCCTGGTAGGCCTGCTTCAGCCCGGCGTGCGCGACGACAAGGTTGCCGTCATCCAGGACCAGATGAGACACCAGTCCGTAGCAGAAGAGTTCGACCTCTTTACGGAACTCCACTGACTCGCTGGCCAGCTGTGCGAGGGTGGTCTCCAGCCCGTGGCTGATCTGCACGTTGCGTCCCTGCAGGGCTTTCACGAGTTTGCTTTCGTGGTTGCCAGGCACACACAACGCGGTGCCCGCTGCGACCATCCCCATCACCAGACGCAGCACGCCGGGTGAGTCCGGTCCGCGATCAACCAGATCACCGACGAACACGGCTGTCCGCCCGTCGGGATGAGTTGCGTTGACCGGGCGGCCAAGCTCGTCACGGTCGATCAAGTAGCCGAGCTCACCGAACAGCGTCTCCAGCTCCGCGCGGCAGCCGTGAACGTCACCGATCACATCGAACGGCCCACGGCGGTCACGTAAATCGGTGAGCAGCTTCTCCCGCACGATGACCGCATCAGCGACGTCGTCCTCACTGTGCAGCACATGGACCTTTCGGAACCCCTCCTTGCCCAGGTGCCGCAGCGAGCGGCGCAGCTGGTCATGTTGGCGGCGGATGACCGTGTCACCGAAGTCGCGGTCCGGGCGCGAGGCGTTACGGTCCAGGCACACGCGTTCGGGCAGGTCCAGCACGATCGCGACCGGAAGCACGTCATGCTCGCGGGCCAACGCGACGAGCTGCCGACGCGCGTCGGGCTGCACGTTCGTAGCATCCACCACCGTCAGCAGCCCAGCGTCCAGACGCTTGCCGGCGATGAAATGCAGCACCTCGAACGCCGCGGACGTCGCGGCCTGGTCGTTCTCATCGCCGGAGACCAGACCGCGGCAGAAGTCGCTGGACAGCACCTCAAACGTACCGAAGTTCTTCCGCGCGAACGTCGACTTACCAGAGCCGCTCGCGCCGATCAGACAGACCAACGACAGCTGCGGAATGTTCAGCTCGGTCATGCGCTCACCCTCCGGAAAACCGCCATCTGCGTCGGCGCCCCGACCTCAGGATCCACGTCACCGACCCCTACGAACCGGACGTCATACCCATAGGCGGTCGCGGTCGTCTGTGCCCACGCCGCGAACTGCGCCCGGGTCCACTCGAACCGGTGGTCGCGGTGACGGAACTGCCCGGCCGGGAGGAACTCATACCGCACGTTGTACTCAGCATTCGGAGTCGTCACCAGCACCGACCCCGGACGGGCGTGACCGAACACCGCCCGCTCCAACGCAGGCAGCCGTGCCGCATCGATATGCTCGATGACCTCCATCAACACCACGGCGTCAAAACCCGCCAACCGGTCATCGCGATATACCGCTGATGACTGAATGAGCTCCAGTCGGGCCCGGACTGTGTCGGGCGTCCGGTCCAGATTCAGCCGACGCGCCGCGACCTCCAACGCCCGGTGCGATACCTCCGCCCCTAGCACCCGAGTGAACGCAGGGTCTGCGACCAGGTCGTGCAGCAACGCCCCCTCGCCGCACCCCAGGTCCACCACCGTCGACGCGCCCTCGGCCCGTAACGTGGCGGTCACCGCGTCTTTGCGCTGTACCGCCAGCGGTGTTGGTCCCTTTTCGGGGTCGTCGCTGACCGCGTTGTCTAGCGCCTCGGGGTCGACGTCATCGACCTCAGCCAACCGTGCGACCGCGCCAGCGACAAGAACCCGGTGGTGTCCTAGGTAGCGGCGGGTGATCAGCTCCCGTTCCGGATGCTCACCCAGCCACTCACCGCCGGCGCGCATCAACTTCTCCACCTCGTCGCTACTGATCCAGTAGTGCTTGCGGTCATCGAGCACCGGCATGAGCACATATAGCTGCGTCAACGCATCCGCGACCCGGGCCGTGCCCGCCAGGTGCAGGTCCACGAACGTCGAGTCACCCCATTCGGGAATCTGCGGATCGAGCGGGATCGGCGTTGCGGTCACCGCCCACCCCAGAGGCGCGAACAACCGCGCCACCAGATCCACACCGCCGCGGCTGGGCAGCGCCGGGATGTGCACTTCCAGCGGCACGGCCTGACCAGGTAACTCGGGCCTGGCGTTGCACCGACCGGTCATCGCTGTGCGGAAGACCTTTCCCAACGCGACCGCCAGCATCGACGACGCCGCGTAAGGCTTGTCGTTGACATACTGCGACAAGGCGAACCCGTCCGATCCGCGGTTGCCTTTGCTGCGTACCAACGCGACCGGGTCGACCTCCAGCATCAGGGCCACCGTGCAACGCTGCGTCGTCGCCTCCGGCCACACCACCGTCGCCACGCCACCAGACATCTCGAATGCCTGTGCCTTGTCTGGGTGCTTGTGGAGTAGGAAACCTAGATCGGTTGCGTCGGGCATCGTCGTAGACAAGGTCAGCAGCACCCCTGTAGTTTGCCTGACCCCCGCAACACCAAATCAAACCGCCGAAGCACGCCGTCGATCCGCCGTAGTGTGCAGGAATTCAGTACGCACGGCGTCCGAGACGTTCTAGAGTCGTGTCCCGTGATCGACGTTGATGCCATTGCCGGTGACCGTAGTCCCCCGCCGGGTTTTGACCACCCTCATGCCTCAGAGCTGGCGCGTCGGATCGCTGAGCGTGGTCTCATCGTTCGCACCCAGGTCGGCTCCGGTGTCCACGGGACCGCGATCGCTGGTCAGGACGATCGCGATGAGATGGGGATCTGTCTTGAGCCACCGCAATTCGTCACCGGCTTGGCTCGAGTGCCGAGCGGCACCAGCGCCGACGCCGAGGTCAGGTTCGAGCAGTATCAACGTCACACGGTCTGGGATCAGCCAGGAGGGTTGGCCAACCGCTCAGGTGCCGGTGACCTGGACGTCGTCATCTACTCCGCCCGCAAGTGGGCGCGGCTCGCGCTCGGCGGCAATCCGACCGTGCTGCTGGTGCTGTTCGCCCCGGATGAGGAGACCATGTTCCGCAACGAGGCCGGTGCTTAGCTCGTCGCCAGCGCGCATCGCTTCGTCTCCCGCCAGGCAGCGGCTCGTTTCATCGGCTACCTCCGAGCGCAGAAATCGGCCATGACCGGCGAGTCCGGCGCCCACACGAACCGACCCGAACTCGTCGCGATCCACGGCTATGACACCAAATACGCCATGCATGCGCTGCGACTCGGGCTACAAGGCGTGGAGCTGCTGCAGACCGGCCGGATCAGCCTGCCGATGCGACAGCCTGAACTTGGCTACCTGCAGTCGGTCAGGCACGGCGAGATCGTTCTCGCCGAGGTGCTCGCAGAACACCCCGACTACGCCGACAGGCCAACTTTCTGACACGAGTTTCTGACACTTCGGATCGGGTGTGTCGCCGGCGCCGGGGTTACGTAAGGAAAACGGTCGTTTTCAACTGCGGTGAGCGTGGCGAGTGCACTGATCACTCGAGACGCCGCGCCGAGGGTCGTGCCAGCGTCACTGCGGCAGCACCCTGAACCAGCGCGGCGCCGCTGGCTAGCCAAGCGCCCGGACCGATGCTCAGATGCGAGCTGGCGGCGCCGAAAGAGGCGAGTTCCCCGGACCACGTGCTGAGCCACATCGCGATGCTCAACCCGCTGAGAAGACCGAATAGCGTGAAAAGGCTGGCGAGACCGAACCTGCGGGTCTTCGGTTTGCCTAGCACCGCCAGCAAGGTGGCGAGAACAGCGACTGCGGCGCAGCCGACCAGGACCGGCGCGAAGCGCAGTCCGGTGCTCGCGGTGCTCAATGCAGCCGACTCAGCGATGTAGGCGTGCGTGGCGCCCGAGACCCGCACGGTCACGGTGAGGACCTGGGAGCCGGATCCCGACTGCGCTGCGTAGAGCCGAGACAATGCAGCGAACACCGCCAATATCGGTGGCACCATCAGCGCCAGGAGTACGAGCGCGATCCGCGCCGCCGGCCGACCTTGTGCACCAGGTGCATCAGGTGCATCGGGTGCATCTGTCGACTCTGGAGCGTCAAAGTCGATGAAGTCCAGGTTGTTTGGTGGATTATTCACCTGGCAAGCTTGGCAGTACTCGATATCAGACGACCCACGTGGAGGTAGCCGTCATGACAGGCAACGACCGGCGACCCGTCCCTGCCGAGGAGTCGGAGGTGCTGGTGAGCAAAGGAAAGGGACCTCTCGGAGCCTGGGAACTTTACGATTCCCCGTCGCGCAGGCCGCTACTGGACGATAAGGAACTAGGCATTAGGCAGAGGTTCGCCTATGAGACCCCCAACGGCTGGACCGAGTCAGGAGAGACCGGTCCGATGCTCAGCCCCGACGAGCGAGTCCGGCTAAGCCGTTCCGGATCACTCGAAGTCACTTACCTAGCTTTCCGCTGCGCGGCCGAGGTCGACGGAATTGAGCTCCAGATACCCGGCCAAACAGCCGAGCGATTCCAGGCCTCTGCGACGAGCAACATCTCTGGTAACCGGTTCGTTGTTGTACAACTCCTCCCGCGAGCGTCCTACGGCTGGGAACCGTACTAGGGACGACGTCTTTCCCTTTAAGTGATCTATTTCGCACTCAGCGTTACGCCCGTTACTCTTCCGCCATGACAATTCGGAGGGCACTGACTGTCGTATTCGCAGCGCTTCTTGCCTTGGCAGGAACCGCACTACCCGCATCAGCATCCACACCCGTTTCATTGGGCTCATCGTCCCCGGCCTGGGGAACGCCGGCGCAACACGCTGGCACCGCAAGGCCCCTCTGGGCCTATAGCGTCTGCGCCGGCGAGTTCATCTCAATCAACGTCGCAGCCAACGGCTTCGTCTACGGCGGCGAGCAATCGTGCACGAGCTCCCAGCGCCAAACCCTGGAATTCCTCCTACTGAACAACAAAGGCGACGTCGTCGGCGCCCCGACGATAGCTTGGACCGGGTACCAGAACTACATCCATGCAACGAATCACTGCAGTAGCAGCGCGAAAACGTTATGGAAAGAATACGCCTACGGAACGGCCAGCGGCATCCAGCTCCAGCCCTATCCGGCAGTAAAGGCTCTATACCTCAACTGCTACACCGCGGGCATCAGCGGTGGATGCACCCAAAACAACATCCGTGCAGAGCTGATCCGGCAAGGACTAGCCTCGATCGCCGCCGCAATTCGCGTGGCCTGACCCCGGTTGGTTGATCCAGGTCGAGTGAGAGTCTTGCGGCCCACGTTGTGGGCAGGAAGGCTTGACCACGATGACTACGAGGAAGCGGCACAGCCCGGAGCAGGTCGTGCGGAAACTGGCGCAGGCTGATCGGATGCTGGGCGAAGGCAAAGACATTGCCGATGTCTGCCGGGAATTGCAGGTCTCTGAGCAGACCTATTTCCGGTGGCGCAACCAGTTCGGCGGCCTGAAAGCTGACGACGCGAAACGGTTGAAGGACCTGGAGCGGGAGAACGCCACCCTGAAGCGGCTGCTCGCCGACGCGGAGCTGGAGAAGGCCGCGTTGAAGGAGATCGCCCGGGGAAACTTCTGAGCCCGGAACGCCGGCGCGCGGCCGTTCACCACCTCATCACCACGATGGGCGTGAGTGAGCGGTTCGCGTGCCGGGTGACCGGGCAGAACCGCACCACACAGCGACACGAACCACAGGCGGCGACGCCGGCCGATCCCGACGCGGCGCTGCGGGCTTGGTTACGGGAGTACGCGAAAACGCATCCGAGGTGGGGATTCCGCCGCGCGTATCACGACGCCCGCGGCGAGGGGTGGACGGTGAACCACAAGAAAATACAGCGACTCTGGCGCGACGAAGGCCTACGCGTGCCGCAACGCCGCCGCCGTAAACGCCTCGGCACCAGCACCGCCCCCGGCCTACCGAAAGCTGACGCACCGAACACGGTGTGGGCCGTCGACTTCCAGTTCGACGCCACCACCGACGGCCGACCGATCAAGATCGTGTCGATCATTGACGAGCACACCCGCGAATGCCTCGGTGGGCTCGTGGAACGGTCCATCACCGCTGATGCGTTAGCCGACGAACTGGACCGCGTCGCCGCCGGTCGTGGGTACCCCGTCGTGCTGCGCAGCGACAACGGCCCCGAGTTCGCCTGCGCGGTGATGACCGATTGGGCCGGTGAACAGGTCGGGCTGTCGTTCATCCCACCCGGCGAGCCGTGGCGCAACGGCTACGTCGAATCGTTCAACTCACGCGTCCGCGACGAATGCCTCAACATCAACATCTTCTGGTCCCTGGCCCACGCGAGGGTCGTGATCAGCGACTGGAAACAGGAATACAACGAACATCGGCGGCACTCGGCTCTGGGCTACCAAACCCCAGCCCGCTACGCTGCCATCTGCACCCACCGAAACTGACTCTCACAAACCGTGGATCAATTCACGGGGTCCGGCCACGCGTCCGACCCGACTGCTAGCCACCCCGGTTCACGCCCAGCTACAACGCATGCGTGTGGCCTGCGCCCTTTGAGAGGCGCAGGCCACACGCTATTCTGTCGAAACGTAAGGGAGCCCGACACCACCTCAATCGGCCCGGGCGCCCAGTCCCCAGCAACGGGAGATTCTGCTCGTCGCCGACCTTCCTCAAATCGGCAACATCACAAGCCCATTCGTACCGGCAGTGGTTTGTGCGGTGTAATCGGGGCGTGCCGGTGTCCGCTGCTTCCGCCGCAGCCGCTGCTGCTCTGTTACGGCGGGGCCGCGCGCTGGAGGGGCTGACGCTGGGCTGGAACGCAGTCGGCATCGGCGTGCTGGCCATCGCAGCGCTGCGAGCGCATTCCGTTGCGTTGGCCGGGTTTGGGCTGGACTCGCTGATCGAGATCGGAGCTAGCACGGTGGTGCTGTGGGAGTTGGCCAGCACAGGACAGGTCCGCCAGCGGCGGGCGCTTCGGATGATCGCGGCCGCGT contains:
- a CDS encoding type II toxin-antitoxin system RelE/ParE family toxin, coding for MSDERWELTFSPTARRHLAEQLPEAVATAAFEFITGPLADNPHRVGKRLRPPLHDRHSARRGTYRVLYRISDQDHRVQILGVFPRSDAYRAP
- a CDS encoding 3' terminal RNA ribose 2'-O-methyltransferase Hen1 — translated: MLLTLSTTMPDATDLGFLLHKHPDKAQAFEMSGGVATVVWPEATTQRCTVALMLEVDPVALVRSKGNRGSDGFALSQYVNDKPYAASSMLAVALGKVFRTAMTGRCNARPELPGQAVPLEVHIPALPSRGGVDLVARLFAPLGWAVTATPIPLDPQIPEWGDSTFVDLHLAGTARVADALTQLYVLMPVLDDRKHYWISSDEVEKLMRAGGEWLGEHPERELITRRYLGHHRVLVAGAVARLAEVDDVDPEALDNAVSDDPEKGPTPLAVQRKDAVTATLRAEGASTVVDLGCGEGALLHDLVADPAFTRVLGAEVSHRALEVAARRLNLDRTPDTVRARLELIQSSAVYRDDRLAGFDAVVLMEVIEHIDAARLPALERAVFGHARPGSVLVTTPNAEYNVRYEFLPAGQFRHRDHRFEWTRAQFAAWAQTTATAYGYDVRFVGVGDVDPEVGAPTQMAVFRRVSA
- a CDS encoding SDR family NAD(P)-dependent oxidoreductase, with protein sequence MTDLKGRTALVTGSTSGIGRATAIALAARGAHVLVVGRDEQRARDAVTEIEGSGGSATFRLTSLVDLESARELVEWAIDAGNGHVDILINNAGVALMGPSNAATEADFDETFTVNVKVPFFLVASLAPAMAERGWGSIVNVSTMVASFGQAGMALYGASRAALELLTKAWAAEYGGRGVRVNAVAPGPTRTRMMEAIPDEMVNHLAALAPAARVAEPEELASAIVFLATDDASFVHGVTLAVDGGRVAT
- a CDS encoding isocitrate lyase/phosphoenolpyruvate mutase family protein, with amino-acid sequence MTTAASAERATAFLALHTGVGFVLPNAWDAGSARVLEQIGFAAIATTSAGIAWSCGVPDGGTLDRDTMLEHVGRIVAAVSVPVTADLEAGFGDTADEVGQAVARTVQLGAVGANLEDAVDGVLLGIEEAVERVAAARAAAPAGTFVLNARTDTYFAGTIGDVFAETVKRAVRYLDAGADCIFVPGVVEEDTIRQLTAAIPGPLNVVAGLANTIDATTLFSLGVKRVSLGGSLARASLSALDRAARELFDSGTLGFLDGAVSYADLQRRFGS
- a CDS encoding DUF1330 domain-containing protein translates to MSAYLIVEFTVKDPETYRERYAPIAGQTAKQHAGEVIAGNREFLHGDGSLTSGALVRFTDRETALRWYNSPEFQQLIDVRGVAMDARFSLLDGLPMRADDVRQPV
- a CDS encoding type II toxin-antitoxin system Phd/YefM family antitoxin; its protein translation is MSETSTLADAKAHLSDLVARVGAHHDRVTVTVHGRPTAVLVSVDDLDALEETIAVLSNADTVRALRVADAELARGEGESPDAVLAAMKARRARK
- a CDS encoding polynucleotide kinase-phosphatase; its protein translation is MTELNIPQLSLVCLIGASGSGKSTFARKNFGTFEVLSSDFCRGLVSGDENDQAATSAAFEVLHFIAGKRLDAGLLTVVDATNVQPDARRQLVALAREHDVLPVAIVLDLPERVCLDRNASRPDRDFGDTVIRRQHDQLRRSLRHLGKEGFRKVHVLHSEDDVADAVIVREKLLTDLRDRRGPFDVIGDVHGCRAELETLFGELGYLIDRDELGRPVNATHPDGRTAVFVGDLVDRGPDSPGVLRLVMGMVAAGTALCVPGNHESKLVKALQGRNVQISHGLETTLAQLASESVEFRKEVELFCYGLVSHLVLDDGNLVVAHAGLKQAYQGRSSARVRSFALYGDTTGETDEFGLPVRYPWANDYRGPAMVLYGHTPTPEPEWVNNTMCLDTGCVFGGKLTAVRYPEKDVISVPAARVWYEPVKPLNSTVTDLDRRAPEELAITDVLGKRGVDTRLAGRVTVREENAAGALEVMSRFALEPRWLLYLPPTMAPTATETDGQLLEHPGTAFEFYRRDGISHVICEEKHMGSRAVVLICRDADTAADRFGATDGSTGAVYTRTGRSFFDHDTTETLLSTVRQAVEDTNLWEELGTNWLLLDTELLPWSAKAEDLLRQQYASVGAAANAALPAAVSVLQASADRGLDVTDLLARTVSRAANATAFRDAYRRYVWPTHGLDGVQIAPFQVLATEGHTHSNRDHSWHLGIADRLVAAAPSLIRSTRRLVVDTSDDSSVTAGINWWTALTNTGGEGMVVKPLANLTKTARGYAQPGVKVRGPEYLRIIYGPDYTEPANLTRLRDRNLGHKRSLAAREYALGIESLERSVAGEPLWRIHEPVFAVLALESEPIDPRL
- a CDS encoding IS3 family transposase (programmed frameshift) yields the protein MTTRKRHSPEQVVRKLAQADRMLGEGKDIADVCRELQVSEQTYFRWRNQFGGLKADDAKRLKDLERENATLKRLLADAELEKAALKEIAPGKLLSPERRRAAVHHLITTMGVSERFACRVTGQNRTTQRHEPQAATPADPDAALRAWLREYAKTHPRWGFRRAYHDARGEGWTVNHKKIQRLWRDEGLRVPQRRRRKRLGTSTAPGLPKADAPNTVWAVDFQFDATTDGRPIKIVSIIDEHTRECLGGLVERSITADALADELDRVAAGRGYPVVLRSDNGPEFACAVMTDWAGEQVGLSFIPPGEPWRNGYVESFNSRVRDECLNINIFWSLAHARVVISDWKQEYNEHRRHSALGYQTPARYAAICTHRN
- a CDS encoding SDR family NAD(P)-dependent oxidoreductase — translated: MSSLPGKTVLITGANAGIGKEAARQLALRPEIVRIYLACRNRGRGTTAKAELEAATGRRIFDVVVIDVADLRSVRAGLAAIGGSVDALVMNAGVIGPQSMELTADGVTKVFATNVLGHAVLLEGLLAEGRLGEVAVLAGSEAARGVPKLRMKRPSLCLNLSR